From a single Methylosinus sp. H3A genomic region:
- a CDS encoding response regulator transcription factor has translation MARRFGLTPQETRVLRAVVDLGGVPLAAEILGVAISTVRTHVTNIFDKTGVRSQAGLVRVLMEAASPFAER, from the coding sequence GTGGCGCGGCGCTTCGGCCTGACGCCGCAGGAGACGCGCGTGCTGCGCGCCGTGGTCGATCTCGGCGGCGTGCCGCTGGCCGCCGAAATTTTGGGCGTCGCCATCAGCACCGTACGCACCCATGTCACCAATATTTTCGACAAGACCGGCGTGCGCAGCCAGGCCGGTCTCGTCCGCGTGCTGATGGAGGCGGCCTCGCCCTTCGCGGAGCGGTAA
- a CDS encoding beta-ketoacyl synthase has protein sequence MVAGMGAVSAAGVGAQPLWEAARDGRCQVRPLKLARPYGGRIKIAAQPPDFDPLAYLEPEILPYCDPFTQYAVVAADEAMAQAGFGRKDIGGPRTAVVIGSGIGGAKTIDDEAHKEYQTHERADPLTVPRLIPSAAPTMLGMRYSCNGPTFTIASACSSASQAIGVGLQMIRSGAADRAIVGGAEAAVINGSLRSWEALRVLTPDCCRPFSAGRNGIVLGEGAAIFVLETAELARARGHEPLCELAGYGTTSDAFDPLRPNVEGPSAAMRQALEDAGLGPDDIDYLNAHGTGTHANDITESEAILRVFGERGARLPVSSTKPIHGHALGSSGALELAITIFALRAQLAPPTIHFKGPDPKCPIDPVPHEARRVPIRAAMSNSFAFGGINAVLVVRRA, from the coding sequence GTGGTCGCGGGCATGGGCGCCGTCTCGGCCGCCGGCGTCGGGGCGCAGCCTCTTTGGGAGGCGGCGCGCGACGGCCGCTGCCAGGTCCGCCCGCTGAAGCTCGCGCGCCCCTATGGCGGGCGCATCAAGATCGCCGCGCAACCGCCCGATTTCGATCCCCTCGCCTATCTCGAGCCCGAGATTCTGCCCTATTGCGACCCCTTCACCCAATATGCGGTCGTCGCCGCCGACGAGGCGATGGCGCAGGCGGGCTTCGGCCGCAAGGACATCGGCGGGCCGCGAACGGCCGTCGTCATCGGCTCCGGCATAGGCGGAGCCAAAACGATCGACGACGAGGCCCATAAGGAATATCAGACCCATGAGCGCGCCGATCCGCTGACCGTGCCGCGTCTCATCCCCAGCGCCGCGCCGACGATGCTCGGCATGCGCTATTCCTGCAACGGGCCGACCTTCACCATCGCCAGCGCCTGCTCCTCCGCGAGCCAGGCGATCGGCGTCGGCCTGCAGATGATCCGCTCCGGCGCGGCCGATCGCGCCATCGTCGGCGGGGCGGAGGCGGCCGTCATCAATGGCTCGCTGCGCTCCTGGGAGGCGCTGCGCGTGCTGACGCCCGATTGCTGCCGGCCCTTCTCGGCCGGACGCAACGGCATAGTGCTCGGCGAGGGCGCCGCGATCTTCGTGCTGGAGACGGCCGAGCTGGCCCGCGCGCGGGGCCACGAGCCTTTGTGCGAGCTCGCCGGCTATGGCACGACGAGCGACGCCTTCGATCCGCTGCGGCCCAATGTCGAAGGGCCCTCCGCCGCCATGCGGCAGGCGCTCGAGGACGCCGGGCTCGGGCCCGACGACATCGACTATCTCAACGCGCATGGCACCGGCACCCACGCCAATGACATCACCGAGTCGGAGGCGATTTTGCGCGTCTTCGGCGAGCGCGGCGCGCGTCTGCCGGTCTCCTCCACCAAGCCGATCCACGGCCATGCGCTGGGCTCCTCCGGCGCGCTCGAGCTCGCCATCACCATTTTCGCGCTGCGCGCCCAACTCGCCCCGCCGACGATCCACTTCAAGGGGCCGGACCCCAAATGCCCGATCGACCCCGTGCCGCATGAGGCGCGCCGCGTGCCGATCCGCGCGGCCATGTCGAATTCCTTCGCCTTCGGCGGCATCAACGCGGTGCTGGTGGTGCGGCGGGCGTGA
- a CDS encoding alpha/beta fold hydrolase yields MTIDRRVFLAAAGAAAAQGFARAQESGGRLSDGLLPERLLSERLLPEGAQSRFFEVDGLRLHHVALGAGPPVVLLHGWPQTWFAWRATMERLSRRFTVIAPDLRGLGSSERSPSGYDKRSIAEDIAALIDRVAGGRAHVIGHDMGGKAAYVLALLHPAKVARLILVDCLVPGTENMDARRGGAWHYGFHMAREIPELLTQGRERDYIAAQIRAWSFRKDAVSEAAITEFARHYARPGGMTAGFDYYRALPEDARFVQQLADRRLDMPALAIAGRHGVGARLAEALRPQASALSSIIVEESGHFVADEAPEIFWREVERFLAA; encoded by the coding sequence GGATGGGCTCTTGCCGGAGCGGCTCTTGTCGGAACGGCTCTTGCCGGAGGGGGCTCAGAGCCGGTTCTTCGAGGTCGATGGCCTGCGGCTGCATCATGTCGCGCTCGGCGCGGGGCCGCCGGTCGTGCTGCTCCACGGCTGGCCGCAGACATGGTTCGCCTGGCGCGCGACGATGGAGCGCCTGTCGCGCCGCTTCACCGTCATCGCGCCCGATCTGCGGGGGCTCGGATCGTCCGAGCGTTCGCCCTCCGGCTATGACAAGCGCAGCATCGCCGAAGATATCGCCGCGCTCATCGATCGCGTCGCGGGCGGACGCGCGCATGTGATCGGCCACGACATGGGCGGCAAGGCCGCCTATGTGCTCGCGCTGCTGCATCCCGCGAAAGTGGCCCGGCTCATTCTCGTCGACTGCCTCGTTCCGGGAACCGAGAATATGGATGCGCGGCGCGGCGGCGCCTGGCATTACGGATTTCACATGGCGCGCGAGATTCCCGAGCTGCTGACGCAGGGGCGGGAGAGGGACTATATCGCCGCGCAAATCCGCGCCTGGTCTTTTCGCAAAGATGCGGTGAGCGAGGCGGCGATCACGGAATTCGCGCGTCATTATGCGAGGCCCGGCGGCATGACGGCGGGCTTCGACTATTATCGCGCGCTTCCCGAGGATGCGCGTTTCGTGCAGCAGCTAGCGGATCGCAGGCTGGACATGCCGGCGCTGGCGATCGCCGGCCGCCATGGCGTCGGCGCGCGGCTCGCCGAGGCGCTACGCCCGCAGGCGAGCGCGCTCTCCTCGATCATCGTCGAAGAGAGCGGCCATTTCGTCGCCGACGAAGCGCCGGAGATTTTTTGGCGGGAAGTGGAGCGATTTCTCGCCGCGTGA